The following proteins are encoded in a genomic region of Terriglobales bacterium:
- a CDS encoding TolC family protein, with the protein MSIRTLTMADACTGMLKTMLFIVMVTLFCEMGAGQQPTAKLTLNDVLTLANQHNLDLVAARAKRAAALAGVRIAKERPNPTLTVGGSRDLPHENVLLDQSFELGLKRSKRIEVARGEQALNDLETDILARQIRRRTREAFYNVLLAQAQSQQAADALKLAQRLQQISHDRFAVGDIAQLEVMQSDLEVARADVDNKVLLQEVRTARSQLATLLNQPEASLGELEGAISDLPAALDETDLVQKAHASNPDIQHIVQERTIEASRLSSLKWQRVPNIDIQGGVDLNAPPDFHVGPRGQVAMSLPIFSRNQGEIAQSNANLNVLDLSLAASRRTVEGSVEAAYLDVAAKRTQVELYRDNLVPATLKLEAMAEESYQAGKSNVLTVIDAQRRTNDIKRAYLDSLFSFQSAFANLEEVVGVTLGP; encoded by the coding sequence ATGAGTATCCGCACTTTAACAATGGCCGATGCCTGCACAGGGATGCTGAAGACGATGCTGTTCATCGTGATGGTCACCCTGTTCTGCGAGATGGGAGCAGGACAGCAGCCAACTGCCAAGCTGACCCTCAACGATGTGCTTACGCTTGCCAATCAGCACAACTTGGATTTAGTAGCCGCGCGGGCAAAACGAGCGGCAGCGCTGGCAGGAGTTCGAATTGCTAAGGAGCGTCCCAATCCGACGTTAACGGTTGGCGGCTCGCGCGACCTGCCTCACGAGAACGTATTGCTCGACCAGTCTTTTGAACTCGGACTCAAGCGTTCAAAACGCATTGAAGTGGCCCGCGGCGAGCAAGCTTTGAACGATCTGGAAACGGATATCCTCGCCCGCCAGATCCGAAGGAGAACCCGCGAAGCTTTCTATAACGTGCTGCTCGCCCAAGCTCAAAGCCAGCAAGCCGCTGACGCCCTGAAACTGGCGCAACGGCTTCAACAAATTTCGCACGACCGCTTCGCAGTTGGTGATATCGCACAACTGGAAGTCATGCAATCGGATTTAGAAGTTGCGCGGGCTGACGTGGATAACAAAGTCCTATTACAGGAAGTAAGGACCGCCCGCAGCCAGTTGGCAACACTGCTGAACCAGCCGGAAGCGTCGTTGGGTGAACTGGAGGGCGCCATTTCAGACCTGCCCGCAGCGCTGGATGAAACTGATTTAGTCCAGAAAGCGCATGCCTCCAATCCGGATATCCAACATATCGTTCAGGAGCGGACCATCGAGGCCAGCCGTCTTTCTTCGCTTAAGTGGCAACGCGTTCCCAATATTGATATTCAGGGTGGAGTTGATCTAAATGCGCCGCCCGATTTTCATGTCGGCCCGCGCGGCCAGGTGGCAATGTCCCTCCCCATTTTTTCGCGCAATCAGGGTGAGATTGCGCAATCCAACGCCAACCTCAACGTGCTTGATTTGTCGCTGGCGGCCTCGCGCAGAACCGTGGAAGGCTCGGTGGAAGCGGCTTATCTGGATGTAGCCGCCAAACGCACCCAGGTGGAGCTTTATCGTGACAATCTTGTGCCGGCAACGCTTAAACTGGAGGCCATGGCGGAAGAGAGTTATCAGGCGGGCAAGTCAAATGTGCTGACGGTGATTGATGCGCAACGCCGGACCAATGACATCAAGCGCGCGTACCTGGATTCGCTGTTCAGTTTTCAATCTGCCTTCGCTAATCTCGAAGAAGTAGTAGGAGTGACCCTCGGTCCATGA